DNA sequence from the Marinilongibacter aquaticus genome:
AGGCCAATGCCCCAACACAAAAAGGGGTATATCCTATTCTCAAACGCCTGACCAAAGTGGCGACATCCGACGAAGATCCCATCTTTTATAAAATCAACAACAAGCAAGGGATATTGGCACGCCCAGGAAATGAGGCCGCTCAATTGGCCATGAAAGGCAAGGTAAAATTGGGCAGTTTCCTCTTTTTCAATGACATGAGCGACCGTGATCTCATCAAAACGGGCAAGGTTTACTATCTCGAGAAAAAAGACAAACGCGGTCCGGTTCAGTTCCACACTGCGGCCAAAGGCCAAACTTTGTGGGATATCTCCCAACTTTACGGTATTCGTCTTAAAAAATTGCTGAAATACAATCGCATAAAGAATGCCGAACCCATTCAGGCTGGACAAGTCGTGTGGTTGCAAAGCAAACGCCCACGCAATCAAAAAATAGAAATACGGCCCGTACCAAACACAGAGGAAACAGAAGAAAACAAGCCTATTCCTGTGCTTGCAGAATACAATACTTCGGACGACACGGAAAAGGCCAGCAATGCGACCAGCAATACGCACCGTGTAATCGACCCAACCGCTCAAGCCCTTGATGAACCTAAAACCATTGTCATTACACAAGAACCTGAGGAACAACTTGCAGAACCTGTTGCAAAAGAAGAAGAAAAGCCAGATCCAAATACACCGGAGTATCATGTGGTGCAAAAAGGCGAAACCTTATTTGCAATCTCCGAAAAATACAATATTTCAGTCACTAAGCTTAGAGAAATAAACGGCCTTAAACCTTCTTCGGTTCTACAATATGGCGAAATATTGAAGCTAAAAGGTGAGCCTGTCACTTACGTTCGTCCAGCACAAAACGAATCGGAAGAAATGGAAGAAAAGGAGCCCGTACGCATTAGCGAACCAAAAGCGAACCCCAAACCAAATGTAGAATACCATACAGTTCGCAGTGGTCAAACGCTTTATTCGATTTCGAAAATGTACGGCTGTTCGGTAGAAGACATCCAGAATTGGAATCAAATTCGTGGTACAAATATCGAAGTTGGGCAAAGGCTCAGAGTCAGTCAAGTATCCGGTAACAATGCCTATTCGCCAAGCCGCACACACGTGGTTCGAAAAGGCGATACGCTTTTCAACATAGCCCAAAGAAACAATGTAAGCGTGCAAGATTTGAGACAATGGAACAACCTGCGTGGCAACAATATTTACATCGGCCAGAAACTGAAAATCAAATAATTTAGAAATTTAGATACACTCTGCTCTGGCTTCATTAATTTTGTTCCATGATATTGATTGAAGACACGGTTATCAGTGACGACATAAAAGAAAAGGAGTTCGTCTGCAACTTGGAAAAATGCAAAGGAGCCTGCTGCATTGAAGGCGACTTGGGAGCACCATTGGAAGAAATCGAACTCAAAGTTTTGCAAGACGAATTTGAAGCCATTGCACCCTTTCTTTCACCCGAAGGATTAGAAGCCATTCGCGAACAAGGCCTTTACATCGAAGATGAAGAAGGTGATTTCAGTACCCCGACTATCGCGGGCCGCGAGTGTGCCTATGTCGTTTACGACAAAAACGGCTGCCTGAAATGCGGTATCGAAGATGCCTACAATGCAGGGAAAACCGACTTCAAAAAGCCTATCTCATGTCACTTGTATCCCATACGTGTGACAAAGTATGAACAATATCACGCCCTCAACTACGACCAATGGAGCATTTGCAGCGATGCTTGTACACTGGGAAAAGAGCTTCAAGTACCTGTTTACAAATTCTTAAAAGAGCCTTTGGAAAGGGCTTACGGTGAAGAATGGTACGCCCAACTCGTGGAAGAAATCGAAGGTGAATAAATTCGAGGAAATATACGAACTCGTAAAATTAATCCCTTCTGGACGTGTGACCTCCTATGGAGCCATCGCGTCATACATGGGCTTAAAAGGCGGAGCCCGTTTGGTAGGCTGGGCGATGAACAGCCTCAATGGGCGAAAGGATGTTCCGGCCCATCGCGTGGTGAACAGAAGCGGCCTGCTTACAGGAAAAGAGGCGTTTGAAGGCCCCGATACCATGCAAAAAAGGCTTGAAGCCGAAGGGATAAATGTTGAGAACAATCAGGTCGTTGACTTCTCAAAAGTGTTCTGGGACCCTCAAAAGGAACTTCTTTAGCAAAATACCAGCTTTTATATTCTTTTAAATTGCATTCTTTAATTAGAATATTAGATTTTTTTATAGATTATTATAGAATTATCGTTTTCTGACGTACATTTGTGCCAAATAATATTCTGAACATAAATAAAATTATGGCACAAGGAAAATTAGATGCGATTGATCACAAATTGCTCGACATACTTCAGGCAAACGGAAAAATTACAAACGCACAATTATCAAAAGACGTAGGGCTCTCTCCGGCCCCCACTTTGGAACGGGTAAAAAAACTCGAACAATCCGGAATAATCCAAAGTTACCATGCACAGGTAAACCGTGAAAAAGTAGGCCTAGGCGTACTTACATTTGTTCAAGTGACCTTAAAAGGCCACCAAAAGAACATTATCGAAACTTTCACGAACAAAATCAACCAAGTACCTGAAATCATTGAATGTCACCATGTGACGGGTTCCTGCGATTTCTTGTTGAAAGTAATTGCTCGCGAAATCAACCATTACCAACAATTGATCATGGACACGATCAATGAAATTGATGTGGTGGCCAGCACCCAAACTATGGTGATTTTGCAAACCATCAAAAACAGCAAAGTATTGCCCGTGCCTTAATCTCTTCCGAGAATTAAGGCTTCTTTTTTCTTTGCTTCCTCATCTCTCGCTTCACTTCCTTCAGTTTTTCCTTGGCCTCTTTGTAATTGCTGGATGAGCGTTGCTTTTGATCAAGTATTTTCAGATAATCGGCTCGGGCCGCTTCGAGGTTGCCGCCCTTTTTGTTCATGTCGGCCATGGCCATTAAGGCACCCAAATAGTAGCCCGAGTCTTCCGAATCATTCAGTGAAGAAAACCGAATACACTCTTCGTAGTACTTTTTCGCCAATTCGGGGTTTTCCCGAAAGTGCTGATTGACATAAGCCAACATATATGCGGCGTATCGCCCGTCGTTCGGGCCATAGCCCACTTTGCCCGCCGCGATATTCTCCAATAACTCTTTCGCTACCTTTTCCGTTTCCACTGTTCGTCCCGACACAAATAGGCCTCGAGCCACATAGCGATGGAAAAACGGATTATCAGGGTATAAACTGTGCATCATTTGGGCCATTCGCAAAGATTTCGTGTGCTCACCTTCGAGCGAATATATCTGCATCAAGAAATAACGGGCCTCCATCCTTGTGTAAAATGCATTCTGGGCCACTTCTTCAAGTTGCTGGATTCCCAATTTCTTGTTTCCTTTTCGAAAAAAGGTGAGCAGGGGCCGAAGCGATTTGTAGTTTTCTTGAATCCACTTTGAATAATAATTGTACACCCCGTCTCCGAACAACAATTCGGGATTGATATTCTCGTCACCACGGCTTTTCTCCAAATATTTCAGGGCTTGTTTTCCAGCCCAGGCCGCTTTTACCCAACTTTCTCTTTCGGAATACAATCGGCCTTTGAAAGCATATGCCGCCGCAATGAAAAAGGCGGCCTCTTTGCTTTTCGGGTTTCTGTCCAACATGCCTTCGGCCAAATCAATGGTTTTATCCATATGTTCGTGAATGCTGTTGTCGTACAACTTTATTCCGGTATCGGGCACAATCCTCCACCAATCATTCAGGCCCAGCAAAAAATGCCCGATCGGGTGATTGCGGTATTTCACCAAAAGCCATTTAAACTCGACCTCTGCTTCGTGAAATTTAAAATTGTACATGTTGTTTATGGCCTCGGTAGTCTCGATTTGAATGGCTCGATCCATCAACAATTCACGTACAGGCTCTTTGTCGTCATCGCCAAACCACGAAAACAATTGGGCCTGCGAATGCCCCGTGACCATGAAAAGAAGTATGATAATTAAGCGGATAACCCTCATTTTGTTGATTAATTCGGACGAATTTACACCCAATGGAATTTGATAACTATTTTTGCCCAAACAAGTTTTGGTTCTCCCATGATAACGATCAAAAACAAACAGTTTGTACGTTTAATTCCCAAGGAAAAAATACAGGCTCGTACCGCCGAAATCGCACAGGATTTGAATACCGCCTATGCCGATAAAAATCCCATTTTTCTGGGCGTACTGAACGGTTGTTTCATGTTTTTGGCCGAAATGTTCAAGCATATTGAAATCCCGTGTCAAGTCAGTTTCACAAAAGTACAATCTTACGAATCCATGCAGTCCAGCGGAAAAGTGCTCGAATTGATCGGGATTCCTGAAGATGTAAAAGGTCGGCACGTGGTATTGGTTGAAGACATCATCGACACCGGCCTTACCATGCAATCGGTTATGGCCAAATTGAAATTGCAAAAACCAAGCTCCATTTCCGTCGTGACTCTGCTCCACAAAGCGGCCGCCACAAAAATACCCCTACAAATAGACCATGTAGGTTTTGTGATTGAAAACAATTTCGTGGTTGGCTTTGGCCTAGATTTCGACGGGTATGGTCGAAATTATGAAGACATTTTGGTCGTTTCCGATCAGGCCAATTCATGATAGCTCGCTACGGCAAATCCCGTTTTCTCTCCTATTGAAAAATCACTTTGCATTGTAAAAACAGAGAAGTGCATTCCCGCTTTTTCCAATACCAGCTCCGTATAAAATCCGCGTTTGGTGACCGCCTTTATCTCTGCTTCAACTTTTCCGCCAAGCGTAATATTTTCCGGACGCACCACAACCGATTTCCCTTTGACTTTCAAGCCCAAATGTGCCTTTGCCCAAACCGCCCCAAAGCAATTGTAGGCTCCAGTTAGCCCAGCCTCGTACTCTGAATTCGGCTTTGCATAGACATGCAATGGTTCGCCAAATTGAGTAATTTCTCCCGCCCGCAGTATGGCTAAATTACTGGCCAAACCAAAGACATCGTAAATGTCGTGGGTTACAAAAATGCAGGCCATGTCTTCTTCGTGAACAATCTGCTGCACTTCTTGTTTCAATCGCTGCTTATTCGTGTAATCCAAATTGCTGAATGGCTCATCCAGTAAAAGCAAAGCGGGTTCATCTGCGAGTGCTCGAGCGATCGCAGCCCTTTGTTGCTCACCTTCTGAACTGAATCGCGGCAAATGGTCGGCTACGTCTGTCAATCGCGTCAATTCCAACAAACGCTCCACGCGGGCTGTGCGGTATTCTTTATTGTAAAACCTAAGCTCATAGGCTATGTTTTCGCGAAGCGAAATATTGGGAAAAAGCGGATTGTCTTGCCGCACTATCTTAATTTTATCGTGCCCGGGAATCAACTTCTCCGACGGCGGCGTAATGCGTTCACCTTCAATGGTCAATTCTCCCGATTCGGGTTCCAGCAAACCGGCAATCAATTTCAGTAAGGTGGACTTCCCCGAGCCACTTTGGCCCAAAAACGCCAAAATCTCATGTTTTTTCAGTTCGACCGAAAGCTTTTGAATTAAGGGCCTCTCTTCTAAACTGAAAGACAAATTTTCAACGGATAATATCTTTTCGCTCACAAAATCACGCATTTTTCCGCTGCAAGTATACGCATTTACAAAATCGAAGTCTTATGTTTAAAGTTGAAACTTACGGATTTACCATTTCTTTTCAATTTCATGCTTGAGCAATACAAAGACCAGACCAAATGCCTTGTGGCACTCGATTCCATCATTTTCGGTTTCGACGGCCAAAAACTTCGCCTATTGCTCGTGAAACGGGGCATCGAAATAAAACCCGGTGTATGGTCTTTGATGGGTGGCTGGCTGAAACCTCAAGAAAGCTTGGACGAGGCCGCAGAAAGAATTGTCTCCGACCTGACTGGATTGCAAAACATTTATCTCGAGCAGCTGACCGCTTTCGGGCGACCAAACCGCGACCCAATCGAAAGAACCGTGGCCATCACCTATTTCGCTTTGATTAATGTAGACGATTATTCCACATTCGAAATTGCCAAACACCAAGCCGCATGGTTTGACCTCGATGCTTTACCCGAATTGCTTTTCGACCACAAAGAAATGGTTGACAATGCCGTGGCTCGCTTGCGAAACAAAGCCGCTTTTCACCCTGTGGGTTTTGAACTGCTGCCCGAAAAGTTTACGATTCCACAATTGCAAAAGCTCTACGAAGCCATTTTCAATACCGAATTCGACAAGAGAAATTTCAGCCGTCGTATACTCTCCAGCGGACTTTTGATCAAACTGGAAGAAAAGCAAAAAGGTTTTTCGAAAAAGGGGGCATTCTTGTACAAGCTCAACCCTCAAACTACCGAAAAGGCCATCGATTCCAATTTGTATTTTGTGCCCAGTATCGATCGTATGGTGTAAAACAAAAAAGCCCCCGAAATGCATTCAGAGGCTCTCTTTATCCAATAATTTGTTTCTTATTTCGAAACGATCTTGATCTTCAAATAATCGATTTTTTCGCTATCGGCAATCGCATCAATCCGGATCGGATCCACGCCCTTATTCTGCAACAAACGCTTCAAGTCAAACGCTCTTTTCAATGCCGTTTGGCTACTTCCGTTCGCATCACCACCCTTAATCTGGATTTGAAAACGCGGATTTGAATTGAACTGTTCGATCAAAGAATCGATCAAAGGATTGTTTTCGTTCGCCAAATCCGTTGCTCCATT
Encoded proteins:
- a CDS encoding NUDIX hydrolase, with the translated sequence MLEQYKDQTKCLVALDSIIFGFDGQKLRLLLVKRGIEIKPGVWSLMGGWLKPQESLDEAAERIVSDLTGLQNIYLEQLTAFGRPNRDPIERTVAITYFALINVDDYSTFEIAKHQAAWFDLDALPELLFDHKEMVDNAVARLRNKAAFHPVGFELLPEKFTIPQLQKLYEAIFNTEFDKRNFSRRILSSGLLIKLEEKQKGFSKKGAFLYKLNPQTTEKAIDSNLYFVPSIDRMV
- a CDS encoding DUF3109 family protein — translated: MILIEDTVISDDIKEKEFVCNLEKCKGACCIEGDLGAPLEEIELKVLQDEFEAIAPFLSPEGLEAIREQGLYIEDEEGDFSTPTIAGRECAYVVYDKNGCLKCGIEDAYNAGKTDFKKPISCHLYPIRVTKYEQYHALNYDQWSICSDACTLGKELQVPVYKFLKEPLERAYGEEWYAQLVEEIEGE
- a CDS encoding Lrp/AsnC family transcriptional regulator, with the translated sequence MAQGKLDAIDHKLLDILQANGKITNAQLSKDVGLSPAPTLERVKKLEQSGIIQSYHAQVNREKVGLGVLTFVQVTLKGHQKNIIETFTNKINQVPEIIECHHVTGSCDFLLKVIAREINHYQQLIMDTINEIDVVASTQTMVILQTIKNSKVLPVP
- a CDS encoding ABC transporter ATP-binding protein, which encodes MRDFVSEKILSVENLSFSLEERPLIQKLSVELKKHEILAFLGQSGSGKSTLLKLIAGLLEPESGELTIEGERITPPSEKLIPGHDKIKIVRQDNPLFPNISLRENIAYELRFYNKEYRTARVERLLELTRLTDVADHLPRFSSEGEQQRAAIARALADEPALLLLDEPFSNLDYTNKQRLKQEVQQIVHEEDMACIFVTHDIYDVFGLASNLAILRAGEITQFGEPLHVYAKPNSEYEAGLTGAYNCFGAVWAKAHLGLKVKGKSVVVRPENITLGGKVEAEIKAVTKRGFYTELVLEKAGMHFSVFTMQSDFSIGEKTGFAVASYHELA
- the hpt gene encoding hypoxanthine phosphoribosyltransferase, which encodes MITIKNKQFVRLIPKEKIQARTAEIAQDLNTAYADKNPIFLGVLNGCFMFLAEMFKHIEIPCQVSFTKVQSYESMQSSGKVLELIGIPEDVKGRHVVLVEDIIDTGLTMQSVMAKLKLQKPSSISVVTLLHKAAATKIPLQIDHVGFVIENNFVVGFGLDFDGYGRNYEDILVVSDQANS
- a CDS encoding tetratricopeptide repeat protein — encoded protein: MRVIRLIIILLFMVTGHSQAQLFSWFGDDDKEPVRELLMDRAIQIETTEAINNMYNFKFHEAEVEFKWLLVKYRNHPIGHFLLGLNDWWRIVPDTGIKLYDNSIHEHMDKTIDLAEGMLDRNPKSKEAAFFIAAAYAFKGRLYSERESWVKAAWAGKQALKYLEKSRGDENINPELLFGDGVYNYYSKWIQENYKSLRPLLTFFRKGNKKLGIQQLEEVAQNAFYTRMEARYFLMQIYSLEGEHTKSLRMAQMMHSLYPDNPFFHRYVARGLFVSGRTVETEKVAKELLENIAAGKVGYGPNDGRYAAYMLAYVNQHFRENPELAKKYYEECIRFSSLNDSEDSGYYLGALMAMADMNKKGGNLEAARADYLKILDQKQRSSSNYKEAKEKLKEVKREMRKQRKKKP
- a CDS encoding MGMT family protein; the protein is MNKFEEIYELVKLIPSGRVTSYGAIASYMGLKGGARLVGWAMNSLNGRKDVPAHRVVNRSGLLTGKEAFEGPDTMQKRLEAEGINVENNQVVDFSKVFWDPQKELL
- a CDS encoding LysM peptidoglycan-binding domain-containing protein, yielding MKRLIAFLLFVLTTSLYAQSEIPLPKAPSKIEFANVVVNVDRHVQAQLDELIRGLLMPENAFLQAKLERMQWYFPIIEQILREEKVPDDLKYLAVMESNLYPDALSSSGAVGFWQFKTPTALEMGLRIDNDIDERKYIYSSTKAAAGYFKKNNEQFNNWVMCIYAFNQGAGGAAKELPKAWQSSSFVEFNRQTPEYLIKALANRIAFEYKLNRTKPSESTFIVYPTQNQSLNDIANKLNVDPIELKNYNVWAGKRFIPDGKTYNVLVPTKAENAGKSLALIREVEANAPTQKGVYPILKRLTKVATSDEDPIFYKINNKQGILARPGNEAAQLAMKGKVKLGSFLFFNDMSDRDLIKTGKVYYLEKKDKRGPVQFHTAAKGQTLWDISQLYGIRLKKLLKYNRIKNAEPIQAGQVVWLQSKRPRNQKIEIRPVPNTEETEENKPIPVLAEYNTSDDTEKASNATSNTHRVIDPTAQALDEPKTIVITQEPEEQLAEPVAKEEEKPDPNTPEYHVVQKGETLFAISEKYNISVTKLREINGLKPSSVLQYGEILKLKGEPVTYVRPAQNESEEMEEKEPVRISEPKANPKPNVEYHTVRSGQTLYSISKMYGCSVEDIQNWNQIRGTNIEVGQRLRVSQVSGNNAYSPSRTHVVRKGDTLFNIAQRNNVSVQDLRQWNNLRGNNIYIGQKLKIK